Below is a genomic region from Desulfonatronum sp. SC1.
ATAATAAAGGCTTCCGATGTCTTCGGGTATGGGAAAAAGCTCGGGATCTGGCAGTCCTGGTCTACGACCAATCACGGGAAGGACCTTTCACGAAAGATTATGGGCTCCGAGACCAGATACGGCGCTCAGCGGTCAGTGTACCCAGCAACATTGCGGAAGGGGATGAGCGAAGTACGGACAAGGACGCCGTGCGCTTTTTTTACATGGCCAAAGGATCTTTGGCCGAACTGCGCACCCAGTT
It encodes:
- a CDS encoding four helix bundle protein yields the protein MSDNKGFRCLRVWEKARDLAVLVYDQSREGPFTKDYGLRDQIRRSAVSVPSNIAEGDERSTDKDAVRFFYMAKGSLAELRTQLEIAHLVGYLDKATFSLLESQSIEIGKMLGALIKARSPKP